A genomic window from Chloroflexota bacterium includes:
- a CDS encoding ABC transporter ATP-binding protein, translated as MTTLPNAPLARSPLLRAENLHLHFGGLAALAGVSFDIYPGEILALIGPNGAGKTSALNCLNGFYRPQRGKIHFQGRDLVRTPTHQIPHLGIARTFQNIALYTGMTALDNLMAARHIQMKQTMLASMLYFGPAQREEIEHRRVIEEIIDFLEMEHIRKAVVGALPYGLRKRVELGRALALEPKLLLLDEPMAGMNVEEKEDMARFILDIHERRKMTIMLVEHDMGLVMDIAHRIVVLDFGVEIAEGTPDEIRHHSAVIKAYLGEAERKSSGTGNSGVVNSEQ; from the coding sequence ATGACGACGTTGCCCAATGCTCCTCTCGCACGTTCTCCACTGTTGCGAGCCGAAAACCTGCATCTGCACTTTGGCGGGCTTGCCGCGCTGGCGGGGGTCAGTTTTGACATCTACCCCGGCGAAATCCTCGCGCTAATTGGTCCCAATGGCGCTGGCAAAACTAGCGCGCTCAACTGCCTCAATGGATTCTATCGTCCGCAACGCGGCAAGATTCATTTTCAAGGTCGCGATCTCGTGCGGACGCCCACGCACCAAATCCCCCACCTCGGTATTGCGCGCACGTTTCAGAACATCGCTCTCTACACCGGGATGACCGCGCTCGATAATTTGATGGCGGCGCGGCATATTCAGATGAAACAGACTATGCTCGCGAGTATGCTCTATTTTGGTCCCGCGCAGCGCGAAGAAATCGAACATCGCCGCGTGATCGAAGAGATCATTGATTTCCTCGAAATGGAACACATCCGCAAAGCCGTCGTCGGCGCATTGCCGTACGGACTCCGCAAACGCGTCGAACTGGGACGCGCGCTCGCGCTCGAACCGAAACTTCTCTTGCTCGACGAGCCGATGGCAGGCATGAACGTCGAAGAAAAAGAGGACATGGCGCGTTTCATCCTCGACATTCACGAACGACGCAAAATGACGATCATGCTCGTCGAACACGATATGGGTCTCGTGATGGACATCGCGCATCGCATCGTCGTCCTCGATTTCGGCGTCGAGATTGCCGAAGGTACCCCGGACGAGATTCGACATCACTCCGCGGTGATTAAAGCGTATTTGGGCGAAGCGGAA